GATGATGCGTTGCGCGATGAGCTGGTGCCAATCAACAGGGTGCATCCTGTTGCTGAACTACTCGACGCCTGCTGGGAGTATGCCGGTGACAGTGGCCGCCACATTACTTTCGAGTATGTCTTGCTCGATGGTGTCAACGACTCGCCGGCACAGGCGCGGCAACTGGCGCAGCTGTTGCGCGACCGCCCTGCCAAAGTCAACCTGATCCCGTTCAATCCCTACCCGGGCGGGCGCTACCGGCGCTCGCAACCGGCGGCGATCGAAAAATTCCAGAGTATTCTGCATTACAGCGGATTGCGTACCATGACGCGCCGGCCACGTGGCGACGACATCGCGGCTGCCTGTGGCCAGCTTGCCGGGCAGGTCGACAACCGTATTACTTCACCCCTGCATGCCAAGGCCGGAGGCCGGTCATGAGAATAGTCATTTGCGCGTTGCTGGTGGTGTTTGCCGGTGCCTGCGTCACCACGGGCGATGTCGACCCGGTCGAGGCCGATCCGCGTGAGGCTGCGCTGACGAATCTCAGGCTCGGGTCGGAGTACCTGCAACGCGGCGAGCGCGAGCGAGCCCTGAACAAACTGACCAGGGCGGTGCAGCAGGATCCGCACCTGGCACCGGCGCATGCCTACCTCGCGTTGGCCTACGAGCAACTCGGACGGGCGGACGAAGCCGGCCGGCACTACCGGACCGCATTGCGGCTGGACGATAACGACGCGACCGTCCGCAACATGTATGCGGTGCATCTGTGCCGAAACGGTCGCATCGACGAAGCCGAAAAGAACTTCCTCGCCGCGGCAACGGTGCCGACGTACATCACGCCGGAAACTGCCCTTACCAATGCAGGCGTATGCGTGATGAAGCTGCCCGATCAGGAGAAGGCTGAAGCCTACTTTCGCCAGGCATTGAATCTCAATCCGCGCTACGCCGATGCGCTGTGGCAAATGGCCAAGCTTTCAACTACGGCGAACCGGGACTTCCAGGCGCGCGCCTTTTTGCAGCGTCTCGACGAGGTTGCCACGATGTCGTCGCAGGCGTTGTGGCTTGGCGTCCAGATTGAGAGGCGCCTGGGGGACAGCCGCGCAGCTGCCCTGTATGCCGAGCAACTGCGGCTGAAATATCCCGAATCGGTTGAAACCCGTTTACTGGTCGAGTCGATGCGAGATGCCGGATAAGCCCGATCAGCAGTCGGCCGGCGTAGGCGGCGAAGGGCCGGGCGCACTGCTGCGTCGGGCTCGCACGGCCAGGGGCCTGACGCTGCGCGACGTAGCGCAGGATCTGCACCTGGACGAATGGATGTTGCAGGCGCTCGAGGAGGATGATTACTCGGCGCTGGGTGCGCCGGTGTTCGCCAAGGGCCACATGCGTAAATACGGCAGCCTGCTGGGCCTCGACACCGATGACCTGATGATTGCCTATTACCGCAAGCGTGGTCGTGACGATTCACCGCCGCCGATCACTCACATGCAGCAACCGCAGCAACAACAGCGCGAATTGCCGCTGCCGGCAATTCGCTGGTTGATTGCCGCGCTCGGTATCGTTTTGCTGGTGTTGCTGGCATGGCGGTTTTTTGCCGCCGACCCGGTTGCACAGGGCGGCATTGAATTGCCGCCGGCAGCCCCGGACCAGGACGGTCCGGCCGTGCCGGCGTCGGAAAGTACCGCAACGGTCCCGGCGGCCGCTGCGCTGCGGGCAGACACTGATTTGGCATTGCCGGTCGCGTTGCCGCAGCAAGCTGCTGTCGGCGGACTGCCGGAGGACGACGCGGCAGACGCAACGGAAGCGCCCGCCGAACCACCAACTCCGGAGGCGGCGGACCTGTCAGCCGCCACCACCGAAGTTGCGACCGTAGCGCCGGTCTCGGTGCGACTCAGTTTCAGCGGCGACTCATGGGTCGAGGTCACTGACAGCGAGGGTAACCGCCTGCTGTATGACATGATGACCGAGGGAAGGGTGCGGAACGTCAGCGGAATACCACCGATTGAAGTCTTTCTCGGCCGCAATCGTGTCGTGCGGTTAGATGTCAACGGTGAGTTTTTTGCTGTTCCGCGGCGTGCGATACGCGGCAATACGGCACGTTTTGTTATCGATCCGGCGGCGCAGTGACGCGATGGCTGAGGATCGGACATGAGCGGTGACATCAGGCCGGTTCGCGGCATGAACGACATCTATGGCGATGTGGCGCCGTACTGGGACCGGGTGGAGCAGGCGGCGCAGGAAGTGCTGGTCGAGTACGGATACCGCGAGATCCGCCTGCCGCTGATGGAAAGGACCGAGCTGTTCAAGCGGTCAATCGGCGAAGGCACCGACGTGGTGCAAAAAGAGATGTACACGTTTGAGAGTCGCAGCGGCGCCAGCCTGACGCTGCGCCCCGAGGCGACCGCCAGCTGTGTGCGTGCCTGTCTGACCCACGGCCTGCTGCACAACCAGCGTCAGCGCATGTGGTATCGCGGGCCGATGTTTCGCTACGAGCGTCCGCAGAAGGGGCGTTACCGCCAGTTTCACCAGATTGGCGCCGAGGCGTTCGGTTTCCCCGGGCCCGATATCGACGCCGAGCTGATATTCCTGTGCGCCCGGTTGTGGTCGAAACTCGGTCTCGATGATCTGACGCTGCAAATCAATTCGCTCGGCACGCCGCAGTCCCGCAGTCTCTACCGTGAGAAACTGCTCGACTACCTGCAGGCCAACATCGATGTTCTGGATGAAGACAGCCGCAAGCGGCTGCAGATAAACCCGCTGCGTATCCTCGACAGCAAGAACCCCGCTCTTGCGGAGTTGATCGCTGCCGCGCCGCGACTGACCGACCACCTGGACGATGAATCTGCGCAACATTTCGATCTCCTGCAGCAGTTGCTGAGTGACTCCGGCATAGGCTTTACCGTGAATCCTCTGCTGGTGCGTGGTCTCGATTACTACACAAAGACCGTATTTGAATGGGAAACAGACAAACTCGGCGCGCAGGCCGCTGTCTGCTCCGGTGGCCGCTACGACGGGCTGGTCACCCAGCTTGGCGGCAAGCCAACCCCGGGCTGCGGCTGGGCACTCGGTGTCGAGCGGCTGGTCGGACTGCTGCAGCTGGCTGAGGTGCCGGCGGACCCCGGTGCGCCGGATGTGTACCTGGTCATGGTCGGTTCGGCGGCGACGCGTGCGGGGATGGCGCTGGGCGAGCGCCTGCGCAGCGAGGTCCCTGGCCTGCGGCTGGTAAGCCATTGTGGCGGCGGCAGCTTCAAATCCCAGCTCCGGGCCGCTGATCGCAGCGGCGCGGCCCTGGCCCTGATCCTGGGCGACGAGGAGACCGCGGGCCAGCGTATCGGCTTCAAGCCGCTGCGGATCGACGAGGAGCAGGCCAGCTATTCATGGGATGAGCTCGGCAAGCGTGTCGCGGCGTTTTTGAACTGATATCATGGCGCGCCCGCCGGGGCCCCGGCAGCGAGGAACAGACCCGTGGACGAGTATTCCAGCGAAAAAGAGCAGATCGAAGAGATCAAGAAGTGGTGGAAGGATAACGGTGCCTTCATCGTTACCGGCCTGATTGTCGGCTTCGGTGCGCTCGGCGGATGGAAGTACTGGCAGGCTTACAAAGAGCAGCGCGCCGCCACTGCATCCGCGCACTATGAAGAACTGACGATTGCCCTGGGTCGTGGTGATACCAATGGTGCGAACGAACTGCTCGGCAGGCTTGCTGATGAGTTCGCGGCAACGCCGTACGCTGCAACCGGCGCGCTGGCGATGGCCAAATATTACGCAATAAACGACAAGCCGGAGTTGGCTGGAGAACAACTGCGCGGCGTAATCGATAACACGAAAGACGAGTACCTGGCGCTTGTTGCACGCACGCGTCTGGCGCGTTTGATGCTGGCGCAGGATCAGCCTGACGAGGCATTGCAACTGCTGGCAGTATCCGACCCGGGAAGTTTCACGGCGCGTTTCCATGAAGTGCGCGGTGATGCCTACGCGGCACTGGGGCGGCATGATGACGCACGTATTGAATATCTCAGTGCGCTTAACCAGTTTGAACAGGGTTTGGTCGATCGTGAGTTCATCGAGATGAAGCTTAACGACCTCGGTCGAACCAGCGCCGGTGCCGGAAGCGAGCCGGCCGACCCCGACGCATGAAACTTCGCCTGCTGGTACTGGCTCTGCTGGCGTTGGTGGCGCTGCAGGGATGCCTCGGTGGTAATCGCAAGAAAAATCCCGAGGAACAACCGGTCGAACTGACCGCTGTCAGCGACGGGCTGCAGATAAACAGGCTGTGGTCGGCAAAGTTGGGTGGCTCGGCCGAGCACCTCGCGCTTGCCCTGGCGCCAGCGTCGGACGGCAGCCGGGTGTATGCGGCTTCTCATGGTGGCACTGTTTCTGCTTTCGATATCGACACCGGTAATCGCCAGTGGAGTGTTGATACAAAACTGGCGCTGAGCGCAGGCCCGGGTTATGGCGACGGCATGGTTGTGGTCGGTTCAGCCGATGGAGATGTGCTTGCATTTGATACGGTGACAGGCGGTGAGCGCTGGCGTCAGTCTGTTACCGGTGAACTGCTGGCTACGCCGGTGGTTTATGGCAACGTGGTCATTCTCAGATCCGTCAATGGCGTGGTCTACGCGCTTGATGCGCGCGATGGCAAGCTGCGCTGGAACGTGGCGCAATCCGTACCCCGTCTTTCTTTACGTGGTGTTGGTCAACCGGCTGCTGGTGGTGATCGGGTGATTGTCGGTTTCGACAATGGTCGCGTCGTTGCTTACCGGCTGCGTGATGGTGCCGAGCTGTGGCAGGCGCCGCTCGCCACGCCGAGCGGCCGTACCGAGCTCGAGCGACTGACCGATGTCGACAGCAATGTGCTGATCGTCGGCGAAGAAGTCTATGTAGCCGGCTTCCAGAGTCGTGGCGCATTGCTGCAGCTCACTAACGGACAGGCCGCGTGGGCAGAAGAAATGTCCAGTGTTGGCGGCCTGGCGGCAGACTGGAACGCCGTCTACAGCACCGGTGGCGATGGCTCGGTATTTGCGGTGCGCCGTAGTAACGGGTTGCAGGTGTGGCAGCAGGATGCATTGCTGCGGCGTGGCATTACCGGCCCGGCGGTATTTGGCACCTCGGTAGTCGTTGGCGACTTCGAGGGCTACCTGCACTGGCTGCGGGCGAGCGATGGGGCCATTATCGGCCGTGCCCGCGCCGGCAAGTCGCCGATTGCGGCGCCGCCACTTGTCGCTGGCGAACGGCTGTTCGTGCAGGACGAGGCCGGTGTGCTCTATGCCTATGCAATGCCCGGCAGTTCGTAAGAGGACCAGTTCATGCCGCCGGTTATCGCGCTGGTCGGTCGGCCTAATGTCGGCAAGTCGACGCTATTTAATTTTCTGACGCGTAGCCGCGATGCGCTCGTTGCCGATCGGCCCGGGCTGACGCGCGACCGGCGCTATGGTTTTGGCCAGGTCGGACTGATTCCTTATATAGTCGTCGACACCGGCGGTCTGAGTGGCGATCGTGACGGTCTTGATGGCCTCATGGCGCAGCAGACTCAGCGCGCGCTGGACGAATCCGACCTGGTGTTCTTCCTGGTCGATGCCCGCGAGGGTATGACCGCCGCCGACGAAGATATCGCCGCCATGCTGCGGCGCAGCGGCAAGCCATTGCGGCTGCTGGTCAACAAGGCCGAGGGCATGGATACGGACCTGGTGACTGCCGAGTTCTACGCCCTGGCCATCGGCGATCCGGTTGCTGTTTCAGCAACACACGGTGAGCGTATCGGTGCGCTGATGGATGCTGTCCTGGCCGATTTTTCTGATACGCCGCAACAGGACGCCGGGGATGACGGTGCGATCTCGGTGGCTGTAATTGGCCGGCCGAATGTCGGCAAGTCGACGCTGATCAACCGGCTTGTCGGTGAAGAACGATTGTTGGCTTTCGACATGCCGGGTACGACTCGTGACAGCATTGACGTGCCGTTCGAGCGTGATGGCCAAAGCTACATACTGATCGATACCGCCGGCGTGCGGCGTCGCGGCCGGGTCAGTGATGTCATCGAGAAGTTCAGCGTGATCAAGGCGCTGCAGGCTATCGAGCGGGCGAATGTTGTGATTGGCGTAATTGATGCGCGCGAGGGTGTAACCGAGCAGGATGCGGCGTTGCTGGGAATGGTGCTCGAGCGAGGTCGCGCCCTGGTTATAGCAATGAACAAGTGGGACGGGCTCAGCGGGAGCGCCCGCAACGATGTGCGGCGACTGATCGATGTGAAGCTGCCGTTTGTGGACTTTGCCCCGCGGCATTTTATTTCTGCGCTGCATGGCAGCGGTGTCGGCGACCTGCTTGGCTCGGTGCAGCGCGCCTACCGTGCTGCCATGTCGGACCTGCCAACTTCAGAGCTGACCGAATCGCTGCAGGCCGCGCTTGCCGCGCACAGCCCGCCGATGCGCCGCGGACGGCGACCGCGCCTGCGCTATGCACACCAGGGAGGCCGTAATCCGCCCCGCATAGTCATCCACGGCACCCAGGCCGATCGTATCCCTGAGAGCTACCGGCGTTACCTGGCCAACCATTTCCGCAAGGCTTTTCGGCTGCACGGCACGCCCGTGAGCGTCGAATTACGTTCAGGCAAAAATCCCTTCGCCGGGCGACGCAACAAGCTTACCCCGCGCCAGCAACGCCAGCGCAAGCGTCTGATAAAGCGACGCGGCGGCAAGAACTAGGTCAAAAATTGCGACATTGGCGTTAACCAATGTGGCCCGCGGCAAAGTGCCATTGTCGTGTCTGCGATAATTACAGCAGTTTCAAACTATCCGGGGGATGCGGAAAATGAATTTATTGGAAATGCTGATAAAGGCGCAGGGCGGCGGTCTGGTTCGGCAGATGGCCGAGCAGTTTGGTGTCTCGGAAGTGCAGGCCGGAAGCGCGGTGCAGGAGATGCTGCCGTCACTGGCGGAAGGCATGCGTGGCAACATTGCAAGACCGGGCGGTCTCAACGACCTGCTCTCGGCAATCCAGTCCGGGAATCACAGTCGCTATGTCGACAACCCGGCCGAACTTGCCCGACCTGACACGACCGATGATGGTAATGGCATTCTCGGTCACATCCTGGGCAGCAAGGATCGCAGCCGTGAAGTTGCCGCGCAGGCGTCGCAGCGAACCGGCATTGACCCGAAGCTTTTGAAGATGATGCTGCCAGTTATTGCGGCAATGGTTATGGGTGGTATCAGCAAGCGCGCCGGCAGCGGCGGGCTGGCACGCCAGCCCGGATTGCCGACACAGTCGGGCGGCGGCGGGCTGGACCAGCTGCCAGGAGGCAGTGGCGGCGGCTTTGGCGATATCCTCGGCAAGATCCTCGATGTCGGAGCGCCGGCGCGGGACGGCGCCAGCCACCTGCCACCGCACCGCGGCCCGCAGGATTTCGGCACGGAGCAGAACGCAGCCACAGCAGGCCGGAAGCAGGGCGGCCTGTTCGACATTCTCGGCAAGCTGTTCAGGAAATAAAAAGCAGCAGTTGGAACGAAAGGCGGCCACGAGGCCGCCTTTCAGTTCTTGTTAGAGGCATCCGGAGTCCTCATTCGGGCTTGCTGCCGGTCCCGGCGGCAGCAGGAAAAACACCCTCAGGATGCTGAGGTCGCTCAGGTCGATTGCGCCGTTGTTGTCGAAATCGGCATCGGGGTTCCAGTTTGGCGTTCCAGACGTACTCAAGAAAGCAATTCTCATCGCGGCCAGGTCGTTAAGATCGACCAGACAGTTGTTGGGGTTGGCGATATCCGCATCACAGCGGTTGCCGATGCCGTCGCCGTCGGAATCGTCCTGGTCCGGGTTGGCGATCAACGTACAATTGTCGCTGGTATCGATCATGCCATCGCCGTCCGAGTCGATATCAACCAGTATCGTGGTCGTAAGCGTTTCGCCAAAGAAATCTGACTCATCGTCCTTGACCATTTGCCAGTTGAATTCATACTCGCCTGGAGCGGCAGGCGCAGTCACTTCGATCTCGAACAGAATTGGTCGTCCTTTAAAGACACCACCATATACTGATGATTCCGCAGCCACATCGTCGACCGGATGGCGCCCGGTGCCGAAGATAAAAGTATCCGTATCGTTCTGACCCAGATTGTGATCGTCTGCGCCAGACCACTCCTCGCTGCCCTCATTGCGTACTACCAGTCTCAGCGTGCGCGTTTCGCCTGCCACCATCGTCGCTGGTATGTCGTTCCAGAGGAACATGGCGTCGCGACCGGCATCAGCACGAAACACGGCGGCACCGGCTGCCGTCGTGTCGATGTATTCGCGTGGATTGGCCGCCACCGACCACGAATCGTCATTGCCGGAAGTATTAAACGGATCGATATACGGCGGTCCCGGATCGCCGGAGTAGATGCCTGAGCCCTCGTCGTACTCGTTCCACGATTCGATGTAAGCATGATAAATCGGCGGGCTGCCTGCTGCGGTCGCGTTGAGATCGTTCCAGGCATCGATGTAGTGAGTGCCGCCGTCGC
This window of the Gammaproteobacteria bacterium genome carries:
- a CDS encoding tetratricopeptide repeat protein, with the protein product MDEYSSEKEQIEEIKKWWKDNGAFIVTGLIVGFGALGGWKYWQAYKEQRAATASAHYEELTIALGRGDTNGANELLGRLADEFAATPYAATGALAMAKYYAINDKPELAGEQLRGVIDNTKDEYLALVARTRLARLMLAQDQPDEALQLLAVSDPGSFTARFHEVRGDAYAALGRHDDARIEYLSALNQFEQGLVDREFIEMKLNDLGRTSAGAGSEPADPDA
- a CDS encoding helix-turn-helix domain-containing protein; translation: MPDKPDQQSAGVGGEGPGALLRRARTARGLTLRDVAQDLHLDEWMLQALEEDDYSALGAPVFAKGHMRKYGSLLGLDTDDLMIAYYRKRGRDDSPPPITHMQQPQQQQRELPLPAIRWLIAALGIVLLVLLAWRFFAADPVAQGGIELPPAAPDQDGPAVPASESTATVPAAAALRADTDLALPVALPQQAAVGGLPEDDAADATEAPAEPPTPEAADLSAATTEVATVAPVSVRLSFSGDSWVEVTDSEGNRLLYDMMTEGRVRNVSGIPPIEVFLGRNRVVRLDVNGEFFAVPRRAIRGNTARFVIDPAAQ
- a CDS encoding DUF937 domain-containing protein, with product MNLLEMLIKAQGGGLVRQMAEQFGVSEVQAGSAVQEMLPSLAEGMRGNIARPGGLNDLLSAIQSGNHSRYVDNPAELARPDTTDDGNGILGHILGSKDRSREVAAQASQRTGIDPKLLKMMLPVIAAMVMGGISKRAGSGGLARQPGLPTQSGGGGLDQLPGGSGGGFGDILGKILDVGAPARDGASHLPPHRGPQDFGTEQNAATAGRKQGGLFDILGKLFRK
- the bamB gene encoding outer membrane protein assembly factor BamB — encoded protein: MKLRLLVLALLALVALQGCLGGNRKKNPEEQPVELTAVSDGLQINRLWSAKLGGSAEHLALALAPASDGSRVYAASHGGTVSAFDIDTGNRQWSVDTKLALSAGPGYGDGMVVVGSADGDVLAFDTVTGGERWRQSVTGELLATPVVYGNVVILRSVNGVVYALDARDGKLRWNVAQSVPRLSLRGVGQPAAGGDRVIVGFDNGRVVAYRLRDGAELWQAPLATPSGRTELERLTDVDSNVLIVGEEVYVAGFQSRGALLQLTNGQAAWAEEMSSVGGLAADWNAVYSTGGDGSVFAVRRSNGLQVWQQDALLRRGITGPAVFGTSVVVGDFEGYLHWLRASDGAIIGRARAGKSPIAAPPLVAGERLFVQDEAGVLYAYAMPGSS
- the pilW gene encoding type IV pilus biogenesis/stability protein PilW → MRIVICALLVVFAGACVTTGDVDPVEADPREAALTNLRLGSEYLQRGERERALNKLTRAVQQDPHLAPAHAYLALAYEQLGRADEAGRHYRTALRLDDNDATVRNMYAVHLCRNGRIDEAEKNFLAAATVPTYITPETALTNAGVCVMKLPDQEKAEAYFRQALNLNPRYADALWQMAKLSTTANRDFQARAFLQRLDEVATMSSQALWLGVQIERRLGDSRAAALYAEQLRLKYPESVETRLLVESMRDAG
- the der gene encoding ribosome biogenesis GTPase Der is translated as MPPVIALVGRPNVGKSTLFNFLTRSRDALVADRPGLTRDRRYGFGQVGLIPYIVVDTGGLSGDRDGLDGLMAQQTQRALDESDLVFFLVDAREGMTAADEDIAAMLRRSGKPLRLLVNKAEGMDTDLVTAEFYALAIGDPVAVSATHGERIGALMDAVLADFSDTPQQDAGDDGAISVAVIGRPNVGKSTLINRLVGEERLLAFDMPGTTRDSIDVPFERDGQSYILIDTAGVRRRGRVSDVIEKFSVIKALQAIERANVVIGVIDAREGVTEQDAALLGMVLERGRALVIAMNKWDGLSGSARNDVRRLIDVKLPFVDFAPRHFISALHGSGVGDLLGSVQRAYRAAMSDLPTSELTESLQAALAAHSPPMRRGRRPRLRYAHQGGRNPPRIVIHGTQADRIPESYRRYLANHFRKAFRLHGTPVSVELRSGKNPFAGRRNKLTPRQQRQRKRLIKRRGGKN
- the hisS gene encoding histidine--tRNA ligase, with product MSGDIRPVRGMNDIYGDVAPYWDRVEQAAQEVLVEYGYREIRLPLMERTELFKRSIGEGTDVVQKEMYTFESRSGASLTLRPEATASCVRACLTHGLLHNQRQRMWYRGPMFRYERPQKGRYRQFHQIGAEAFGFPGPDIDAELIFLCARLWSKLGLDDLTLQINSLGTPQSRSLYREKLLDYLQANIDVLDEDSRKRLQINPLRILDSKNPALAELIAAAPRLTDHLDDESAQHFDLLQQLLSDSGIGFTVNPLLVRGLDYYTKTVFEWETDKLGAQAAVCSGGRYDGLVTQLGGKPTPGCGWALGVERLVGLLQLAEVPADPGAPDVYLVMVGSAATRAGMALGERLRSEVPGLRLVSHCGGGSFKSQLRAADRSGAALALILGDEETAGQRIGFKPLRIDEEQASYSWDELGKRVAAFLN